A stretch of Caenorhabditis elegans chromosome IV DNA encodes these proteins:
- the tag-77 gene encoding FYVE, RhoGEF and PH domain-containing protein tag-77 (Confirmed by transcript evidence) — MGFVPRMQNGGTGTPSERPISQVSTLSQVSDEFDEGDTSASDEESMNSEKHLRRHRHEDDFDELPLPKNERKTTTVAATHSEIMNEMEHLFVRGGKKNNGVHKQQRRQSNIDEIPSDVGKLRDNRKGRHNSLFVSPTSGMSSSSTDDFSRITSMTSDRSSILTSHSGGEDSTDGASPVPDYETGDEKDDQRLKKLHYAAVEFLKVQNNYVQYLKEMAVLYPEYMERFGKRVGRDLLASHNGHENVVLQIKKIMVQILPIHEMLLKEIDKVCSNWDSRYPNMSKTIGTFADFLKCCQPFLDNKADFLNKLLQLRNEDKEFDEATYMFETEVFKRGKKGAVIQQLDQVHQNFMRYKLLMLRYSEYLIDDCDEKEKAQEAIQKLENVTQAVNQKMGLPTTEELTKLYYRFQCQFNVLEPGRVLIRQSEVMKQTRKELQPRYLVLFTDYLWICRVSSSGQFDINRSYRIPLEYMKFERMEEDERIRCLQIRSRVKSALIIFSSEKERNQWTDDLTKAQYDRKSYKRRQSTAVQRHDENKKKMNKLLMLTPEVPDASDLERPQLIDSRSRSMSCESQDELSSVPVTPLDNGEIDETLGFGEVTRNGSGKKPPSEMIKPVWLPDNISNECLMEGCSTEFNIINRRHHCRDCGWLICKFCKGQAPLSKYDFTKQNVCSECFDRHYKAYKDGVLFPSKNMIVQSDETILVKIGKRNDKEIVDPRKLFKAPVNYGFRHRNVEEKRAQSIVFGRVYLRSRKTETVRHALLRRDDLKLVFYKAELDSKSVLELLIYGYFYRETPLDDGWLFELVHRNQIRTDDTKDDVISFRVDNSASAKKWSAAFADKLELDPTRG; from the exons ATGGGATTCGTACCAAGAATGCAAAATGGAGGAACTGGAACTCCGTCCGAaag accaATTTCCCAAGTTTCTACATTATCTCAAGTTAGCGACGAATTTGACGAAGGTGATACATCAGCTTCAGATGAAGAATCAATGAATAGTGAAAAGCATCTTCGACGTCATCGACACGAGGATGATTTCGATGAGCTCccacttccaaaaaatgaacgGAAAACGACAACTGTTGCAGCTACACATTCAGAAATTATGAACGAAATGGAGCATCTCTTTGTGAG aGGTGGTAAAAAGAATAATGGAGTTCACAAACAACAGAGACGCCAATCGAATATCGATGAAATTCCATCAGACGTGGGAAAACTGAGAGATAATCGAAAA ggTCGTCACAATTCCTTATTTGTTTCTCCAACTTCTGGAATGTCATCATCTTCGACAGATGATTTCTCAAGAATCACAAGTATGACAAGTGATCGTAGCAGTATTTTAACAAGTCATAGTGGCGGAGAAGACTCTACTGATGGAGCATCACCTGTGCCAGATTATGAGACTGGAGATGAGAAGGATGATCAACGATTGAAGAAACTTCATTATGCTGCTgttgagtttttgaaagttcagaaTAATTATGTGCAATATTTAAAGGAAATGGCAGTG CTCTATCCGGAATACATGGAACGATTTGGTAAACGAGTTGGACGAGATCTTCTAGCTTCACACAATGGTcatgaaaatgttgttttacaaatcaagaaaataatGGTTCAAATACTGCCAATCCATGAAATGCTTCTAAAAGAAATTGATAAAGTATGTTCGAATTGGGATTCTCGATATCCGAATATGAGCAAGACTATTGGAACTTTTGCCGATTTCTTGAAATGTTGTCAACCATTCCTTGATAATAAAGCCGACTTTTTGAATAAGCTGCTTCAGTTAAGAAATGAAGATAAAGAATTTGACGAAGCAACTTATATG TTCGAGACAGAAGTGTTTAAACGTGGAAAGAAAGGGGCTGTAATCCAACAACTCGATCAAgttcatcaaaatttcatgAGATACAAGCTTTTAATGCTTCGGTATTCAGAATATTTGATAGATGACTGTGATGAAAAGGAAAAAGCTCAGGAAGCCATTCAGAAGCTGGAAAATGTGACACAGGCGGTAAATCAGAAAATGGGCCTACCGACGACCGAGGAGCTGACAAAATTGTACTATCGATTCcag tGTCAATTCAATGTGCTCGAACCCGGACGTGTGTTAATTCGTCAATCAGAAGTGATGAAACAGACTCGAAAAGAATTACAACCTCGATATCTCGTCCTATTCACTGACTATCTTTGGATTTGTCGAGTGAGCTCATCTGGGCAATTTGATATAAATCGTTCCTACCGTATACCATTGGAATATATGAAGTTTGAGAGAATGGAAGAGGATGAACGAATACGGTGTCTACAAATTAGAAGTCGTGTTAAAAGTGCCTTAATCATATTTTCAtcggaaaaagagagaaatcaATGGACAGATGATCTTACAAAAGCGCAATACGATCGGAAATCTTATAAAAGAAGGCAATCAACAGCTGTGCAAAGACATGAtgagaataagaagaaaatgaacaaaCTTTTAATGTTGACACCTGAAGTACCAGATGCCAGTGATCTTGAAAGACCTCAATTAATTGATTCAAGATCAAGATCAATGAGTTGTGAATCACAAGATGAACTTTCTTCAGTTCCAGTAACACCTTTGGATAATGGAGAAATTGATGAAACTCTTGGATTTGGTGAAGTAACTCGAAATGGATCAGGAAAAAAGCCGCCCTCGGAAATGATCAAACCTGTTTGGCTTCCGGATAATATATCAAATGAATGTTTAATGGAGGGATGCTCAACTGAGTTCAATATAATTAATAGGCGGCATCATTGTAGAGATTGTGGATGG ctgatctgcaaattttgcaaagggCAAGCTCCACTGTCGAAATATGACTTTACGAAACAAAATGTTTGCTCCGAGTGTTTTGATCGGCATTACAAAGCTT acaaagacGGTGTTCTATTCCCATCTAAAAATATGATAGTCCAAAGTGATGAAACTATTcttgtgaaaattggaaaacgcaACGACAAAGAAATTGTGGATCcaagaaaattgttcaagGCACCCGTCAATTATGGATTCCGGCATCGAAATGTTGAGGAAAAACGGGCACAGAGCATTGTGTTTGGCAGGGTTTATTTGAG AAGTCGAAAAACCGAGACTGTCCGCCATGCTCTTCTTCGTCGTGATGATCTTAAACTGGTATTCTACAAAGCAGAACTTGACTCAAAATCTGTTCTAGAATTGCTCATTTATGGATATTTCTACCGGGAAACACCACTTGATGATGGATGGTTATTTGAGCTTGTACATCGGAATCAAATAAGAACTGATGATACCAAAGATGACGTCATTTCCTTCCGTGTCGACAACAGTGCAAGTGCAAAAAAGTGGTCGGCAGCATTTGCGGATAAACTTGAGTTGGATCCTACTCGCGGCTGA
- the tag-77 gene encoding FYVE, RhoGEF and PH domain-containing protein tag-77 (Confirmed by transcript evidence), protein MGFVPRMQNGGTGTPSERPISQVSTLSQVSDEFDEGDTSASDEESMNSEKHLRRHRHEDDFDELPLPKNERKTTTVAATHSEIMNEMEHLFVRGGKKNNGVHKQQRRQSNIDEIPSDVGKLRDNRKGRHNSLFVSPTSGMSSSSTDDFSRITSMTSDRSSILTSHSGGEDSTDGASPVPDYETGDEKDDQRLKKLHYAAVEFLKVQNNYVQYLKEMAVLYPEYMERFGKRVGRDLLASHNGHENVVLQIKKIMVQILPIHEMLLKEIDKVCSNWDSRYPNMSKTIGTFADFLKCCQPFLDNKADFLNKLLQLRNEDKEFDEATYMFETEVFKRGKKGAVIQQLDQVHQNFMRYKLLMLRYSEYLIDDCDEKEKAQEAIQKLENVTQAVNQKMGLPTTEELTKLYYRFQCQFNVLEPGRVLIRQSEVMKQTRKELQPRYLVLFTDYLWICRVSSSGQFDINRSYRIPLEYMKFERMEEDERIRCLQIRSRVKSALIIFSSEKERNQWTDDLTKAQYDRKSYKRRQSTAVQRHDENKKKMNKLLMLTPEVPDASDLERPQLIDSRSRSMSCESQDELSSVPVTPLDNGEIDETLGFGEVTRNGSGKKPPSEMIKPVWLPDNISNECLMEGCSTEFNIINRRHHCRDCGWLICKFCKGQAPLSKYDFTKQNVCSECFDRHYKAYKDGVLFPSKNMIVQSDETILVKIGKRNDKEIVDPRKLFKAPVNYGFRHRNVEEKRAQSIVFGRVYLSFRSRKTETVRHALLRRDDLKLVFYKAELDSKSVLELLIYGYFYRETPLDDGWLFELVHRNQIRTDDTKDDVISFRVDNSASAKKWSAAFADKLELDPTRG, encoded by the exons ATGGGATTCGTACCAAGAATGCAAAATGGAGGAACTGGAACTCCGTCCGAaag accaATTTCCCAAGTTTCTACATTATCTCAAGTTAGCGACGAATTTGACGAAGGTGATACATCAGCTTCAGATGAAGAATCAATGAATAGTGAAAAGCATCTTCGACGTCATCGACACGAGGATGATTTCGATGAGCTCccacttccaaaaaatgaacgGAAAACGACAACTGTTGCAGCTACACATTCAGAAATTATGAACGAAATGGAGCATCTCTTTGTGAG aGGTGGTAAAAAGAATAATGGAGTTCACAAACAACAGAGACGCCAATCGAATATCGATGAAATTCCATCAGACGTGGGAAAACTGAGAGATAATCGAAAA ggTCGTCACAATTCCTTATTTGTTTCTCCAACTTCTGGAATGTCATCATCTTCGACAGATGATTTCTCAAGAATCACAAGTATGACAAGTGATCGTAGCAGTATTTTAACAAGTCATAGTGGCGGAGAAGACTCTACTGATGGAGCATCACCTGTGCCAGATTATGAGACTGGAGATGAGAAGGATGATCAACGATTGAAGAAACTTCATTATGCTGCTgttgagtttttgaaagttcagaaTAATTATGTGCAATATTTAAAGGAAATGGCAGTG CTCTATCCGGAATACATGGAACGATTTGGTAAACGAGTTGGACGAGATCTTCTAGCTTCACACAATGGTcatgaaaatgttgttttacaaatcaagaaaataatGGTTCAAATACTGCCAATCCATGAAATGCTTCTAAAAGAAATTGATAAAGTATGTTCGAATTGGGATTCTCGATATCCGAATATGAGCAAGACTATTGGAACTTTTGCCGATTTCTTGAAATGTTGTCAACCATTCCTTGATAATAAAGCCGACTTTTTGAATAAGCTGCTTCAGTTAAGAAATGAAGATAAAGAATTTGACGAAGCAACTTATATG TTCGAGACAGAAGTGTTTAAACGTGGAAAGAAAGGGGCTGTAATCCAACAACTCGATCAAgttcatcaaaatttcatgAGATACAAGCTTTTAATGCTTCGGTATTCAGAATATTTGATAGATGACTGTGATGAAAAGGAAAAAGCTCAGGAAGCCATTCAGAAGCTGGAAAATGTGACACAGGCGGTAAATCAGAAAATGGGCCTACCGACGACCGAGGAGCTGACAAAATTGTACTATCGATTCcag tGTCAATTCAATGTGCTCGAACCCGGACGTGTGTTAATTCGTCAATCAGAAGTGATGAAACAGACTCGAAAAGAATTACAACCTCGATATCTCGTCCTATTCACTGACTATCTTTGGATTTGTCGAGTGAGCTCATCTGGGCAATTTGATATAAATCGTTCCTACCGTATACCATTGGAATATATGAAGTTTGAGAGAATGGAAGAGGATGAACGAATACGGTGTCTACAAATTAGAAGTCGTGTTAAAAGTGCCTTAATCATATTTTCAtcggaaaaagagagaaatcaATGGACAGATGATCTTACAAAAGCGCAATACGATCGGAAATCTTATAAAAGAAGGCAATCAACAGCTGTGCAAAGACATGAtgagaataagaagaaaatgaacaaaCTTTTAATGTTGACACCTGAAGTACCAGATGCCAGTGATCTTGAAAGACCTCAATTAATTGATTCAAGATCAAGATCAATGAGTTGTGAATCACAAGATGAACTTTCTTCAGTTCCAGTAACACCTTTGGATAATGGAGAAATTGATGAAACTCTTGGATTTGGTGAAGTAACTCGAAATGGATCAGGAAAAAAGCCGCCCTCGGAAATGATCAAACCTGTTTGGCTTCCGGATAATATATCAAATGAATGTTTAATGGAGGGATGCTCAACTGAGTTCAATATAATTAATAGGCGGCATCATTGTAGAGATTGTGGATGG ctgatctgcaaattttgcaaagggCAAGCTCCACTGTCGAAATATGACTTTACGAAACAAAATGTTTGCTCCGAGTGTTTTGATCGGCATTACAAAGCTT acaaagacGGTGTTCTATTCCCATCTAAAAATATGATAGTCCAAAGTGATGAAACTATTcttgtgaaaattggaaaacgcaACGACAAAGAAATTGTGGATCcaagaaaattgttcaagGCACCCGTCAATTATGGATTCCGGCATCGAAATGTTGAGGAAAAACGGGCACAGAGCATTGTGTTTGGCAGGGTTTATTTGAG TTTCAGAAGTCGAAAAACCGAGACTGTCCGCCATGCTCTTCTTCGTCGTGATGATCTTAAACTGGTATTCTACAAAGCAGAACTTGACTCAAAATCTGTTCTAGAATTGCTCATTTATGGATATTTCTACCGGGAAACACCACTTGATGATGGATGGTTATTTGAGCTTGTACATCGGAATCAAATAAGAACTGATGATACCAAAGATGACGTCATTTCCTTCCGTGTCGACAACAGTGCAAGTGCAAAAAAGTGGTCGGCAGCATTTGCGGATAAACTTGAGTTGGATCCTACTCGCGGCTGA
- the tag-77 gene encoding FYVE, RhoGEF and PH domain-containing protein tag-77 (Confirmed by transcript evidence), which produces MNFELPSSSTSDVSSQNSPKCDPHPSCTTPTILVSPATSEYSNGVFFGANETNGSGVKDRARQLVNMGFVPRMQNGGTGTPSERPISQVSTLSQVSDEFDEGDTSASDEESMNSEKHLRRHRHEDDFDELPLPKNERKTTTVAATHSEIMNEMEHLFVRGGKKNNGVHKQQRRQSNIDEIPSDVGKLRDNRKGRHNSLFVSPTSGMSSSSTDDFSRITSMTSDRSSILTSHSGGEDSTDGASPVPDYETGDEKDDQRLKKLHYAAVEFLKVQNNYVQYLKEMAVLYPEYMERFGKRVGRDLLASHNGHENVVLQIKKIMVQILPIHEMLLKEIDKVCSNWDSRYPNMSKTIGTFADFLKCCQPFLDNKADFLNKLLQLRNEDKEFDEATYMFETEVFKRGKKGAVIQQLDQVHQNFMRYKLLMLRYSEYLIDDCDEKEKAQEAIQKLENVTQAVNQKMGLPTTEELTKLYYRFQCQFNVLEPGRVLIRQSEVMKQTRKELQPRYLVLFTDYLWICRVSSSGQFDINRSYRIPLEYMKFERMEEDERIRCLQIRSRVKSALIIFSSEKERNQWTDDLTKAQYDRKSYKRRQSTAVQRHDENKKKMNKLLMLTPEVPDASDLERPQLIDSRSRSMSCESQDELSSVPVTPLDNGEIDETLGFGEVTRNGSGKKPPSEMIKPVWLPDNISNECLMEGCSTEFNIINRRHHCRDCGWLICKFCKGQAPLSKYDFTKQNVCSECFDRHYKAYKDGVLFPSKNMIVQSDETILVKIGKRNDKEIVDPRKLFKAPVNYGFRHRNVEEKRAQSIVFGRVYLSFRSRKTETVRHALLRRDDLKLVFYKAELDSKSVLELLIYGYFYRETPLDDGWLFELVHRNQIRTDDTKDDVISFRVDNSASAKKWSAAFADKLELDPTRG; this is translated from the exons ATGAATTTCGAG CTTCCGTCAAGCTCAACCTCGGATGTATCATctcaaaattctccaaaatgtGATCCTCATCCATCTTGTACAACTCCAACTATTCTAGTATCTCCAGCTACTTCTGAATATTCAAATGGAGTTTTCTTCGGTGCCAATGAAACGAATGGTAGTGGGGTTAAAGATCGAGCTCGACAATTGGTTAATATGGGATTCGTACCAAGAATGCAAAATGGAGGAACTGGAACTCCGTCCGAaag accaATTTCCCAAGTTTCTACATTATCTCAAGTTAGCGACGAATTTGACGAAGGTGATACATCAGCTTCAGATGAAGAATCAATGAATAGTGAAAAGCATCTTCGACGTCATCGACACGAGGATGATTTCGATGAGCTCccacttccaaaaaatgaacgGAAAACGACAACTGTTGCAGCTACACATTCAGAAATTATGAACGAAATGGAGCATCTCTTTGTGAG aGGTGGTAAAAAGAATAATGGAGTTCACAAACAACAGAGACGCCAATCGAATATCGATGAAATTCCATCAGACGTGGGAAAACTGAGAGATAATCGAAAA ggTCGTCACAATTCCTTATTTGTTTCTCCAACTTCTGGAATGTCATCATCTTCGACAGATGATTTCTCAAGAATCACAAGTATGACAAGTGATCGTAGCAGTATTTTAACAAGTCATAGTGGCGGAGAAGACTCTACTGATGGAGCATCACCTGTGCCAGATTATGAGACTGGAGATGAGAAGGATGATCAACGATTGAAGAAACTTCATTATGCTGCTgttgagtttttgaaagttcagaaTAATTATGTGCAATATTTAAAGGAAATGGCAGTG CTCTATCCGGAATACATGGAACGATTTGGTAAACGAGTTGGACGAGATCTTCTAGCTTCACACAATGGTcatgaaaatgttgttttacaaatcaagaaaataatGGTTCAAATACTGCCAATCCATGAAATGCTTCTAAAAGAAATTGATAAAGTATGTTCGAATTGGGATTCTCGATATCCGAATATGAGCAAGACTATTGGAACTTTTGCCGATTTCTTGAAATGTTGTCAACCATTCCTTGATAATAAAGCCGACTTTTTGAATAAGCTGCTTCAGTTAAGAAATGAAGATAAAGAATTTGACGAAGCAACTTATATG TTCGAGACAGAAGTGTTTAAACGTGGAAAGAAAGGGGCTGTAATCCAACAACTCGATCAAgttcatcaaaatttcatgAGATACAAGCTTTTAATGCTTCGGTATTCAGAATATTTGATAGATGACTGTGATGAAAAGGAAAAAGCTCAGGAAGCCATTCAGAAGCTGGAAAATGTGACACAGGCGGTAAATCAGAAAATGGGCCTACCGACGACCGAGGAGCTGACAAAATTGTACTATCGATTCcag tGTCAATTCAATGTGCTCGAACCCGGACGTGTGTTAATTCGTCAATCAGAAGTGATGAAACAGACTCGAAAAGAATTACAACCTCGATATCTCGTCCTATTCACTGACTATCTTTGGATTTGTCGAGTGAGCTCATCTGGGCAATTTGATATAAATCGTTCCTACCGTATACCATTGGAATATATGAAGTTTGAGAGAATGGAAGAGGATGAACGAATACGGTGTCTACAAATTAGAAGTCGTGTTAAAAGTGCCTTAATCATATTTTCAtcggaaaaagagagaaatcaATGGACAGATGATCTTACAAAAGCGCAATACGATCGGAAATCTTATAAAAGAAGGCAATCAACAGCTGTGCAAAGACATGAtgagaataagaagaaaatgaacaaaCTTTTAATGTTGACACCTGAAGTACCAGATGCCAGTGATCTTGAAAGACCTCAATTAATTGATTCAAGATCAAGATCAATGAGTTGTGAATCACAAGATGAACTTTCTTCAGTTCCAGTAACACCTTTGGATAATGGAGAAATTGATGAAACTCTTGGATTTGGTGAAGTAACTCGAAATGGATCAGGAAAAAAGCCGCCCTCGGAAATGATCAAACCTGTTTGGCTTCCGGATAATATATCAAATGAATGTTTAATGGAGGGATGCTCAACTGAGTTCAATATAATTAATAGGCGGCATCATTGTAGAGATTGTGGATGG ctgatctgcaaattttgcaaagggCAAGCTCCACTGTCGAAATATGACTTTACGAAACAAAATGTTTGCTCCGAGTGTTTTGATCGGCATTACAAAGCTT acaaagacGGTGTTCTATTCCCATCTAAAAATATGATAGTCCAAAGTGATGAAACTATTcttgtgaaaattggaaaacgcaACGACAAAGAAATTGTGGATCcaagaaaattgttcaagGCACCCGTCAATTATGGATTCCGGCATCGAAATGTTGAGGAAAAACGGGCACAGAGCATTGTGTTTGGCAGGGTTTATTTGAG TTTCAGAAGTCGAAAAACCGAGACTGTCCGCCATGCTCTTCTTCGTCGTGATGATCTTAAACTGGTATTCTACAAAGCAGAACTTGACTCAAAATCTGTTCTAGAATTGCTCATTTATGGATATTTCTACCGGGAAACACCACTTGATGATGGATGGTTATTTGAGCTTGTACATCGGAATCAAATAAGAACTGATGATACCAAAGATGACGTCATTTCCTTCCGTGTCGACAACAGTGCAAGTGCAAAAAAGTGGTCGGCAGCATTTGCGGATAAACTTGAGTTGGATCCTACTCGCGGCTGA
- the tag-77 gene encoding FYVE, RhoGEF and PH domain-containing protein tag-77 (Confirmed by transcript evidence), whose product MKYDMNHRKNSDDTPPASRTVKEMMAEFQNKLDDGDNRFRKQPPPPPSPRRAPPPPPHRKPASLSPPPDDENTIRPPSSSESSENIPEEPQELITPNTTRRSLGPKPTVAPKPLFLNGLLPSSSTSDVSSQNSPKCDPHPSCTTPTILVSPATSEYSNGVFFGANETNGSGVKDRARQLVNMGFVPRMQNGGTGTPSERPISQVSTLSQVSDEFDEGDTSASDEESMNSEKHLRRHRHEDDFDELPLPKNERKTTTVAATHSEIMNEMEHLFVRGGKKNNGVHKQQRRQSNIDEIPSDVGKLRDNRKGRHNSLFVSPTSGMSSSSTDDFSRITSMTSDRSSILTSHSGGEDSTDGASPVPDYETGDEKDDQRLKKLHYAAVEFLKVQNNYVQYLKEMAVLYPEYMERFGKRVGRDLLASHNGHENVVLQIKKIMVQILPIHEMLLKEIDKVCSNWDSRYPNMSKTIGTFADFLKCCQPFLDNKADFLNKLLQLRNEDKEFDEATYMFETEVFKRGKKGAVIQQLDQVHQNFMRYKLLMLRYSEYLIDDCDEKEKAQEAIQKLENVTQAVNQKMGLPTTEELTKLYYRFQCQFNVLEPGRVLIRQSEVMKQTRKELQPRYLVLFTDYLWICRVSSSGQFDINRSYRIPLEYMKFERMEEDERIRCLQIRSRVKSALIIFSSEKERNQWTDDLTKAQYDRKSYKRRQSTAVQRHDENKKKMNKLLMLTPEVPDASDLERPQLIDSRSRSMSCESQDELSSVPVTPLDNGEIDETLGFGEVTRNGSGKKPPSEMIKPVWLPDNISNECLMEGCSTEFNIINRRHHCRDCGWLICKFCKGQAPLSKYDFTKQNVCSECFDRHYKAYKDGVLFPSKNMIVQSDETILVKIGKRNDKEIVDPRKLFKAPVNYGFRHRNVEEKRAQSIVFGRVYLRSRKTETVRHALLRRDDLKLVFYKAELDSKSVLELLIYGYFYRETPLDDGWLFELVHRNQIRTDDTKDDVISFRVDNSASAKKWSAAFADKLELDPTRG is encoded by the exons ATGAAATATGACATGAACCATCGCAAAAATTCTGATGATACTCCACCGGCGTCTAGGACCGTCAAAGAAATGATGGcagagtttcaaaataaactgGACGACGGAGACAACAGATTCCGGAAGCaaccaccaccgccacctT cCCCAAGACGAGCTCCACCACCGCCTCCTCATCGGAAACCTGCATCATTATCTCCACCTCCAGACGATGAGAATACAATTCGACCGCCGTCTTCTTCAGAATCGTCCGAAAATATTCCTGAAGAACCGCAGGAATTGATTACGCCAAATACAACGAGACGAAGTCTTGGACCAAAGCCAACTGTTGCTCCAAAACCATTATTTCTGAATGGATTG CTTCCGTCAAGCTCAACCTCGGATGTATCATctcaaaattctccaaaatgtGATCCTCATCCATCTTGTACAACTCCAACTATTCTAGTATCTCCAGCTACTTCTGAATATTCAAATGGAGTTTTCTTCGGTGCCAATGAAACGAATGGTAGTGGGGTTAAAGATCGAGCTCGACAATTGGTTAATATGGGATTCGTACCAAGAATGCAAAATGGAGGAACTGGAACTCCGTCCGAaag accaATTTCCCAAGTTTCTACATTATCTCAAGTTAGCGACGAATTTGACGAAGGTGATACATCAGCTTCAGATGAAGAATCAATGAATAGTGAAAAGCATCTTCGACGTCATCGACACGAGGATGATTTCGATGAGCTCccacttccaaaaaatgaacgGAAAACGACAACTGTTGCAGCTACACATTCAGAAATTATGAACGAAATGGAGCATCTCTTTGTGAG aGGTGGTAAAAAGAATAATGGAGTTCACAAACAACAGAGACGCCAATCGAATATCGATGAAATTCCATCAGACGTGGGAAAACTGAGAGATAATCGAAAA ggTCGTCACAATTCCTTATTTGTTTCTCCAACTTCTGGAATGTCATCATCTTCGACAGATGATTTCTCAAGAATCACAAGTATGACAAGTGATCGTAGCAGTATTTTAACAAGTCATAGTGGCGGAGAAGACTCTACTGATGGAGCATCACCTGTGCCAGATTATGAGACTGGAGATGAGAAGGATGATCAACGATTGAAGAAACTTCATTATGCTGCTgttgagtttttgaaagttcagaaTAATTATGTGCAATATTTAAAGGAAATGGCAGTG CTCTATCCGGAATACATGGAACGATTTGGTAAACGAGTTGGACGAGATCTTCTAGCTTCACACAATGGTcatgaaaatgttgttttacaaatcaagaaaataatGGTTCAAATACTGCCAATCCATGAAATGCTTCTAAAAGAAATTGATAAAGTATGTTCGAATTGGGATTCTCGATATCCGAATATGAGCAAGACTATTGGAACTTTTGCCGATTTCTTGAAATGTTGTCAACCATTCCTTGATAATAAAGCCGACTTTTTGAATAAGCTGCTTCAGTTAAGAAATGAAGATAAAGAATTTGACGAAGCAACTTATATG TTCGAGACAGAAGTGTTTAAACGTGGAAAGAAAGGGGCTGTAATCCAACAACTCGATCAAgttcatcaaaatttcatgAGATACAAGCTTTTAATGCTTCGGTATTCAGAATATTTGATAGATGACTGTGATGAAAAGGAAAAAGCTCAGGAAGCCATTCAGAAGCTGGAAAATGTGACACAGGCGGTAAATCAGAAAATGGGCCTACCGACGACCGAGGAGCTGACAAAATTGTACTATCGATTCcag tGTCAATTCAATGTGCTCGAACCCGGACGTGTGTTAATTCGTCAATCAGAAGTGATGAAACAGACTCGAAAAGAATTACAACCTCGATATCTCGTCCTATTCACTGACTATCTTTGGATTTGTCGAGTGAGCTCATCTGGGCAATTTGATATAAATCGTTCCTACCGTATACCATTGGAATATATGAAGTTTGAGAGAATGGAAGAGGATGAACGAATACGGTGTCTACAAATTAGAAGTCGTGTTAAAAGTGCCTTAATCATATTTTCAtcggaaaaagagagaaatcaATGGACAGATGATCTTACAAAAGCGCAATACGATCGGAAATCTTATAAAAGAAGGCAATCAACAGCTGTGCAAAGACATGAtgagaataagaagaaaatgaacaaaCTTTTAATGTTGACACCTGAAGTACCAGATGCCAGTGATCTTGAAAGACCTCAATTAATTGATTCAAGATCAAGATCAATGAGTTGTGAATCACAAGATGAACTTTCTTCAGTTCCAGTAACACCTTTGGATAATGGAGAAATTGATGAAACTCTTGGATTTGGTGAAGTAACTCGAAATGGATCAGGAAAAAAGCCGCCCTCGGAAATGATCAAACCTGTTTGGCTTCCGGATAATATATCAAATGAATGTTTAATGGAGGGATGCTCAACTGAGTTCAATATAATTAATAGGCGGCATCATTGTAGAGATTGTGGATGG ctgatctgcaaattttgcaaagggCAAGCTCCACTGTCGAAATATGACTTTACGAAACAAAATGTTTGCTCCGAGTGTTTTGATCGGCATTACAAAGCTT acaaagacGGTGTTCTATTCCCATCTAAAAATATGATAGTCCAAAGTGATGAAACTATTcttgtgaaaattggaaaacgcaACGACAAAGAAATTGTGGATCcaagaaaattgttcaagGCACCCGTCAATTATGGATTCCGGCATCGAAATGTTGAGGAAAAACGGGCACAGAGCATTGTGTTTGGCAGGGTTTATTTGAG AAGTCGAAAAACCGAGACTGTCCGCCATGCTCTTCTTCGTCGTGATGATCTTAAACTGGTATTCTACAAAGCAGAACTTGACTCAAAATCTGTTCTAGAATTGCTCATTTATGGATATTTCTACCGGGAAACACCACTTGATGATGGATGGTTATTTGAGCTTGTACATCGGAATCAAATAAGAACTGATGATACCAAAGATGACGTCATTTCCTTCCGTGTCGACAACAGTGCAAGTGCAAAAAAGTGGTCGGCAGCATTTGCGGATAAACTTGAGTTGGATCCTACTCGCGGCTGA